In Erwinia pyrifoliae DSM 12163, the genomic window GCGGCGGTGATGTTTCTCAGGCTGAAGTTCTGCTGAAACGTAAGTTCAGTGACCGTCTGCGTTCTGAGATTGGTCGTCTGGATGTCAAGGACATCGTCACCGATTCCCGTGGCCGTCTGACCACTGACGTACGCGATGCGCTGAATACCGGCAGTGCGGGTCAGGATGATGATGTCACGACGCCGGCCGCCGATGATGCGATCGCCTCCGTTGCCAAGCGCGTGGAGCGGGAGACCAACAGTAACGAACCGGCTATCAACCCGAACAGCATGGCTGCGTTGGGTATTCAGGTCGTTGACGTGCGCATCAAGCAGATCAACCTGCCGACCGAAGTTTCTGACGCCATCTATGCGCGTATGCGCGCCGAGCGTGAATCTGTTGCCCGTAGCCAGCGTGCTCAGGGTGCGGAAGAAGCGGCTAAAGTGCGTGCGCAGGCGGATTATGAGGTTGAGCATACGCTGGCAGAAGCCCGCCGTCAGGCGCTGATTACGCAGGGGGAAGGGGATGCTGAAGCGGCGAAACTGTTTGCTGATGCGTTCAGTAAGGATCCGGATTTCTACGCGTTCGTGCGCAGCCTGCGTGCTTACGATAACAGTTTCAAAAGCAACCAGGATGTGATGGTGCTTAGCCCGGATAGCGACTTCTTCCGCTTTATGAAGAGTCCTGCTACCACCACGCGTTAATCATTTGCTATAACAGCCAAAGGGCCGGATTTTCCGGCCCTTTTTTGTGGCAACGAAGGCAGTCAGTGAACAAATGAATATAACCGTATGGATGGCGCTGGGATGAGTGTTGATATTTGAAGGGATTGGGCTAATGCTCTGGCCGCGCCTGTGGCGACGCATGATTATTGCGATGGCGCAGATGCCGGACAGCCTTCTGCACCGGGTGGGAGGCGGCCTGGTGGTCGCGGGTATCGTTGTCTGTTACATGCTGAGCCGGACTCACGCTGGTTGAACGTTCGAAAAGCCGCGCAAAGCAAATTTTAGCCAAAAAGAACGCAATCGTATGCTAAAACAGCTGAAAGAGGAAAATGACGATGGTAGAATCCTTTTTTAAGCAATCGGTGATTTTGAAAAATGGGTAAGAACGTCGTCGTACTGGGCACCCAATGGGGTGACGAAGGTAAAGGTAAGATTGTTGACCTCCTGACTGAGCGTGCTAAATACGTAGTACGCTACCAGGGAGGTCATAACGCTGGCCATACGCTAGTCATCAACGGTGAGAAAACCGTCCTCCACTTAATCCCATCTGGCATTCTGCGTGAAAACGTCACCAGCATCATCGGCAACGGTGTTGTGCTGTCTCCGGCTGCGCTGATGAAAGAGATGAAAGGTCTGGAAGATCGTGGTTTCCCGGTGCGCGAACGTCTGTTCATTTCCGAAGCCTGCCCGCTGATCCTTGAGTATCATGTGGCGCTGGACGTGGCGCGTGAAAAAGCACGCGGTGCGAAGGCGATCGGCACTACCGGTCGTGGTATTGGTCCGGCTTATGAAGATAAAGTGGCCCGTCGTGGTCTGCGCGTGGGCGATCTGTTCAATAAAGAGACTTTCGCCACGAAGCTGAAAGAGGTGATGGAATATCACAACTTCCAGCTGGTTAACTACTACAAAACAGAAGCGGTCGACTACGACAAAGTGCTGGCGGACGTGATGGCGATTGCCGATATCCTGACCAGTATGGTGGTTGACGTCTCTGAACTGCTGGACGGTGCGCGTCAGCGTGGCGATCTGATCATGTTTGAAGGCGCTCAGGGTACGCTACTCGATATCGATCACGGTACTTACCCGTACGTCACCTCTTCTAATACCACAGCCGGTGGTGTAGCAACCGGTTCAGGTATTGGCCCGCGCTATGTCGATTACGTGTTGGGGATTGTTAAAGCCTACTCCACCCGCGTGGGTGCAGGCCCTTTCCCGACCGAACTGTTCGATGAAACCGGCGAGTTCCTGTGCAGGCAGGGCAACGAGTTTGGCGCAACGACCGGTCGCCGTCGTCGTACCGGCTGGCTGGATGCGGTCGCCGTGCGCCGTGCGGTTCAGATCAACTCCCTGTCGGGCTTCTGCATGACCAAACTGGACGTGCTGGACGGTCTGAAAGAAGTGAAGATCTGTGTGGCTTACCGCATGCCGGATGGCAGCGAAGTGACCACCACACCGCTGGCAGCAGAAGGCTGGGAAGGCATTGAGCCAATTTATGAAACGCTGCCGGGATGGAGCGAAACCACTTTCGGCGTGAAGACGCTGGACGGTCTGCCACAGGCAGCGCGCGATTATATTAAGCGCGTTGAAGAGGTGACCGGCGTGCCGGTTGATATCATTTCTACCGGTCCGGATCGTAGCGAAACCATGATTCTGCGCGATCCGTTTGACGCATAATTCTGTTTCAGGCCGGGCGTTGCCCGGCCAGATCTTACTCCGCACCGGCGCTCTGCTGTTCCCGTCTGTTGTTGTCGTTAATTCCCGCTGCTTAAATATATTGGCCTGCTACACTACGGCTGGTTTATTATCAATGCTCACAAATACATTGTTGAGCGGATGGCAACGCCAGCTGTCGTTGAATCCCTGAGGTTACCGTGCAGCTAACCCGTTTCACAGATTATGGATTACGCGCGCTGTTCTGTCCCGCTTCGCTGCGCACGGGGCGGATGACCAATAACAGTAAATTTTGTCACATCACCCCGGCATGCCGCCGGAAAACAGCCCGGCATGACAGGGTGCAACGTTTTCTGCACGAGCTTGACCGATACACCCTGGCCGAACGGGTTGAAGACAACCATCCGCTCTACCCAATTTTGCTGATTGAATACCCTTCACTCAGTCGCTGACAACGGAGGAACCTCGATGTCACACGATCCTTTTCAGGAACGAGAAGCTGAAAAATACGACAACCCTATTCCGAGCCGCGAATTCATTCTTGCTCATCTGGACAAACGCGAAAAGCCAGCCAGCCGCGAAGAGCTGGCGCAAGAATTAGACATTAGCGGAGAAGAACAAACCGAGGCGCTGCGCCGTCGTCTGCGTGCGATGGAACGTGATGGGCAGCTGGTGTTTACCCGCCGCCAGTGTTACGCGCTGCCGGAACGCCTGGATCTGCTAAAAGGCAAGGTGATAGGCCATCGCGACGGCTTTGGTTTCTTACGCATTGAAGGCAGCAAGGACGACCTCTATCTTTCTGCCGAGCAGATGAAAATGTGCATGCACGGGGATGTGATCCTCGCACAGGCGATGGGCGCAGACCGCAAAGGCCGCCGCGAAGCGCGCGTGGTTCGCGTGGTTGAACCGCGTAAAAGTCAGATCGTTGGCCGCTACTTTACCGATGCCGGCGTGGGCTTTGTGGTGCCGGACGACAGCCGTCTGAGCTTCGATATACTGATCCCCGCCGAAGAGCTAATGGGCGCTCGCATGGGCTTTGTGGTGGTGGTAGAGCTGAGTCAGCGCCCAACCCGCCGCACCAAAGCCGTTGGCAAAATTGTGGAAGTTCTGGGCGATAACATGGGCACCAGCATGGCCGTCGATATGGCGCTACGCACTCATGATATTCCGCATGTCTGGCCGGAAGCGCTGGAAAAACAGATTGCACATCTGAGTGAAGAAGTCCCGGAAGAAGCCAAGCGTGGCCGCGTTGATCTGCGCGATCTGCCGCTGGTGACCATTGACGGTGAAGATGCGCGTGACTTTGATGATGCGGTGTTCTGCGAACGCAAACGAGGCGGCGGCTGGCGTTTGTGGGTGGCCATTGCTGACGTCAGCTACTACGTTCGTCCCGGCACGCCGCTGGACGATGAAGCGGTCAACCGTGGCACCTCGGTCTATTTCCCGTCGCAGGTGGTGCCGATGTTGCCGGAAGTGCTGTCTAACGGTCTGTGTTCACTGAACCCGGAGGTTGACCGTTTGTGCATGGTGTGTGAGATGACCATCTCCTCCACCGGCAAGCTGACCGGTTATAAGCATTACGAAGCGGTGATGAACTCCTTTGCCCGCCTGACCTACAACAAAGTGTGGAACATCCTGCAGGGGGATCAGGAGCTGCGTCAGCACTATGAGCCGCTGGTGAAAGACCTGGAAGAGCTGCACCGCATGTATCTGGCGCTGGAAAAATCCCGTGAGCAGCGCGGCGGCATCTCGTTTGAAACCGAGGAAGCGAAGTTTATCTTCAATGCCGAACGCCGCATTGAACGCGTTGAGCAAGTGGTGCGCAATGATGCGCATAAACTGATCGAAGAGTGCATGATCCTCGCTAACATCGCTTCGGCGCGCTACGTTGAGAAGAATAACGAACCGGCGCTGTTCCGCGATCACGACCGTCCAGGGGAGGAGAATGTGAAGAGCTTCCGCTCGGTACTGAACGAGCTGGGGCTGACGCTGCCCGGCGGTGACAAGC contains:
- the rnr gene encoding ribonuclease R; translated protein: MSHDPFQEREAEKYDNPIPSREFILAHLDKREKPASREELAQELDISGEEQTEALRRRLRAMERDGQLVFTRRQCYALPERLDLLKGKVIGHRDGFGFLRIEGSKDDLYLSAEQMKMCMHGDVILAQAMGADRKGRREARVVRVVEPRKSQIVGRYFTDAGVGFVVPDDSRLSFDILIPAEELMGARMGFVVVVELSQRPTRRTKAVGKIVEVLGDNMGTSMAVDMALRTHDIPHVWPEALEKQIAHLSEEVPEEAKRGRVDLRDLPLVTIDGEDARDFDDAVFCERKRGGGWRLWVAIADVSYYVRPGTPLDDEAVNRGTSVYFPSQVVPMLPEVLSNGLCSLNPEVDRLCMVCEMTISSTGKLTGYKHYEAVMNSFARLTYNKVWNILQGDQELRQHYEPLVKDLEELHRMYLALEKSREQRGGISFETEEAKFIFNAERRIERVEQVVRNDAHKLIEECMILANIASARYVEKNNEPALFRDHDRPGEENVKSFRSVLNELGLTLPGGDKPQPLDYAELLKQIAGRPDHEMLQTMLLRSMKQAVYDPENRGHFGLALASYAHFTSPIRRYPDLLLHRAIKYLLTKEAGTLQGNTTPNGGFHYEMPQMLQFGQHCSMTERRADEATRDVADWLKCDFMQDQVGETFSGVISSVTGFGFFVRLTDLFIDGLVHVSTLDNDYYRFDAVGQRLIGESGGRTYRLGDTVEVRVDAVHMDERKIDFALISSSRKPRGEGKTEREREKRGAAKNSGSRRRAPRKGANVEPDSAFRTPKPADSAPAAAKPKRSRKPSDKSRKIASATRAKRAKKSDDA
- a CDS encoding DUF2065 domain-containing protein, whose amino-acid sequence is MLIFEGIGLMLWPRLWRRMIIAMAQMPDSLLHRVGGGLVVAGIVVCYMLSRTHAG
- a CDS encoding adenylosuccinate synthase, whose product is MGKNVVVLGTQWGDEGKGKIVDLLTERAKYVVRYQGGHNAGHTLVINGEKTVLHLIPSGILRENVTSIIGNGVVLSPAALMKEMKGLEDRGFPVRERLFISEACPLILEYHVALDVAREKARGAKAIGTTGRGIGPAYEDKVARRGLRVGDLFNKETFATKLKEVMEYHNFQLVNYYKTEAVDYDKVLADVMAIADILTSMVVDVSELLDGARQRGDLIMFEGAQGTLLDIDHGTYPYVTSSNTTAGGVATGSGIGPRYVDYVLGIVKAYSTRVGAGPFPTELFDETGEFLCRQGNEFGATTGRRRRTGWLDAVAVRRAVQINSLSGFCMTKLDVLDGLKEVKICVAYRMPDGSEVTTTPLAAEGWEGIEPIYETLPGWSETTFGVKTLDGLPQAARDYIKRVEEVTGVPVDIISTGPDRSETMILRDPFDA
- the hflC gene encoding protease modulator HflC — encoded protein: MRKPLIVVLIVVLVVLYTSLFVVQEGQRGIVMRFGKVLRDNENKPLVYAPGLHFKIPFLESVKSLDARIQTMDNQADRFVTKEKKDLIVDSYIKWRVSDFSRYYLATGGGDVSQAEVLLKRKFSDRLRSEIGRLDVKDIVTDSRGRLTTDVRDALNTGSAGQDDDVTTPAADDAIASVAKRVERETNSNEPAINPNSMAALGIQVVDVRIKQINLPTEVSDAIYARMRAERESVARSQRAQGAEEAAKVRAQADYEVEHTLAEARRQALITQGEGDAEAAKLFADAFSKDPDFYAFVRSLRAYDNSFKSNQDVMVLSPDSDFFRFMKSPATTTR
- a CDS encoding nucleoside transporter, which gives rise to MQLTRFTDYGLRALFCPASLRTGRMTNNSKFCHITPACRRKTARHDRVQRFLHELDRYTLAERVEDNHPLYPILLIEYPSLSR